In the Chloroflexota bacterium genome, one interval contains:
- a CDS encoding VCBS repeat-containing protein — MAGACAVAFALLAMFVPPTDSAQAASTCTGWQSTITPPSTIRVLRTGTGQSVTVEFRRYVRTVMASEWGPDHPVAALSAGAVAIKQYGWYYAMHWRGGRDAVGRCYDVVDTTVDQVYNPARPIAPIYGAVVDATWRWSLRKGTQFFLTGYRAGDGTCGSQQDGWHLMQMNASRCAARQGESAETILRRYYGADVSLIIPGFNDITGDGVGDAAAIITDPTSGAIVASLLTTDPRMPPPAIASAPASPSPVVAPAGPAPSAGLDASAAAPTAPPTSTTASANDQTGTPLAVLGDSILVGRATADVNGDGRLDLVQLLRAPDGTLTVQVMRSTGSGFAQAVTWWSSGPATVPPAATVPPADPASPAIPTTSPPIGPVPSTTTLITGDFNGDGRGDVGIVETFAASAPGTTPVVAPSTRLLVLRSTGTRLATPVAWWEAAVDLGGSRFLAGDVTGDGRADLIVLHQRAGEPITTALVARSTNLSSLLPLRTFGTVAAPIDALIPLVGDVDRSGRDDLILGVRTGTDQLAIDVLLATPDATFVTETWWTSATPFSWTSTKLAAADLNGDGRADIAAYVDTGVAGTTPGASATPGDGAIPGTGAIPGTGASPGMGTSVDRFLSTGSSFVESPWATIPTLDWGTLQAF; from the coding sequence ATGGCAGGCGCGTGCGCTGTCGCGTTCGCGCTGCTGGCGATGTTCGTTCCTCCAACCGACAGCGCGCAAGCCGCGAGCACATGCACCGGGTGGCAGAGCACGATCACGCCTCCGTCCACGATCCGGGTCCTTCGGACCGGCACTGGCCAGTCCGTCACCGTCGAGTTCCGACGGTACGTCCGGACGGTCATGGCGAGCGAATGGGGTCCCGACCATCCGGTCGCGGCCCTGAGTGCGGGGGCTGTCGCCATAAAGCAGTACGGGTGGTACTACGCCATGCACTGGCGTGGCGGCCGCGATGCCGTGGGCCGGTGCTACGACGTGGTGGACACGACGGTCGATCAAGTCTACAACCCTGCCCGGCCGATCGCCCCGATCTACGGCGCCGTCGTCGACGCGACGTGGCGCTGGTCCCTCCGCAAGGGAACCCAGTTCTTCCTCACCGGCTATCGGGCGGGCGACGGGACCTGCGGCTCGCAGCAGGATGGCTGGCATCTCATGCAGATGAACGCGTCGCGGTGCGCAGCGCGACAGGGTGAGTCGGCGGAGACGATCCTCCGGCGCTACTACGGAGCGGACGTCTCGCTCATCATCCCGGGCTTCAACGACATCACGGGCGACGGAGTCGGCGACGCAGCGGCGATCATCACTGACCCCACGAGCGGCGCCATCGTGGCGAGCCTCCTGACGACCGATCCGCGGATGCCACCGCCCGCGATCGCCTCAGCGCCAGCGTCTCCCTCGCCGGTCGTCGCGCCCGCCGGCCCCGCCCCGAGCGCAGGGCTGGACGCGAGTGCCGCCGCCCCGACCGCACCGCCCACCAGCACGACCGCGTCGGCGAACGACCAGACCGGGACACCGCTCGCGGTCCTCGGCGACTCGATCCTCGTCGGCCGCGCCACGGCGGACGTCAATGGCGACGGGCGGCTCGATCTCGTGCAGCTCCTTCGCGCACCCGACGGGACCCTGACCGTCCAGGTCATGCGATCGACGGGCAGCGGGTTCGCCCAGGCGGTCACGTGGTGGTCGAGCGGACCGGCGACCGTCCCGCCCGCGGCGACCGTCCCGCCCGCGGACCCGGCCTCGCCCGCCATCCCGACCACCTCACCGCCCATCGGTCCCGTGCCCTCCACGACGACGCTCATCACCGGCGACTTCAACGGTGATGGACGCGGCGACGTCGGGATCGTCGAGACGTTCGCCGCCTCCGCGCCCGGCACGACGCCCGTCGTCGCCCCGTCGACGCGGCTCCTCGTCCTTCGGTCGACCGGGACACGGCTCGCGACGCCGGTCGCCTGGTGGGAGGCGGCGGTCGACCTCGGCGGGTCGCGGTTCCTCGCCGGCGACGTGACCGGCGACGGACGGGCGGATCTCATCGTCCTCCACCAGCGGGCGGGTGAACCGATCACGACCGCACTCGTCGCGCGTTCGACGAACCTCTCGAGCCTCCTGCCGCTCCGAACCTTCGGGACGGTCGCCGCCCCGATCGACGCCCTCATCCCCCTCGTCGGCGACGTCGACCGAAGTGGCCGAGACGACCTCATCCTCGGCGTCCGGACCGGGACGGATCAGCTCGCCATCGACGTCCTCCTCGCGACGCCGGACGCGACCTTCGTCACGGAGACGTGGTGGACGAGCGCCACGCCGTTCAGCTGGACGAGCACCAAGCTCGCCGCCGCCGACCTCAATGGCGACGGGCGGGCCGACATCGCCGCCTATGTCGACACGGGCGTCGCGGGGACCACGCCGGGGGCGAGCGCGACGCCGGGCGACGGCGCCATTCCGGGAACGGGCGCGATCCCCGGCACGGGTGCCAGCCCCGGGATGGGCACGAGCGTCGACCGATTCCTCAGCACCGGATCGTCGTTCGTGGAGAGCCCGTGGGCGACGATCCCGACACTCGACTGGGGAACGCTCCAGGCGTTCTGA
- a CDS encoding Rieske 2Fe-2S domain-containing protein: protein MDGPRPLPFPPHLVAPGASADPGARAAAGAGSGSGAAVFVPFLSVADLPLGSTRRVTHGDLDVLIAHTTAGLVAVDDRCPHMAAPLSLGRLDGCVVACPLHEGRFDLASGEVVQMPTTGGLGADGTYHPSWSPAGREAKVDPPGLKAEARRLTRVRRLRYYPLRIVDGSIEISLPPL, encoded by the coding sequence ATGGACGGACCCCGACCGCTCCCCTTCCCGCCGCATCTCGTCGCGCCGGGTGCGAGTGCGGATCCAGGAGCGCGGGCTGCAGCGGGCGCGGGCTCCGGATCGGGGGCTGCAGTCTTCGTGCCCTTCCTGTCGGTGGCGGATCTCCCGCTCGGCTCGACACGCCGGGTCACCCACGGCGACCTGGACGTGCTCATCGCCCACACGACCGCCGGCCTCGTCGCGGTCGACGACCGCTGCCCGCACATGGCCGCACCCCTGTCGCTCGGACGCCTCGACGGCTGTGTCGTGGCCTGCCCGCTCCACGAGGGTCGGTTCGATCTGGCCAGCGGTGAGGTCGTTCAGATGCCCACGACCGGCGGACTCGGTGCTGACGGCACATACCATCCGTCGTGGTCACCGGCCGGGCGGGAGGCCAAGGTCGATCCACCGGGCCTCAAGGCCGAGGCACGCCGCCTCACCCGCGTCCGCCGGCTCCGCTACTACCCGCTCAGGATCGTCGACGGCTCGATCGAGATCTCGCTCCCTCCCCTCTGA
- a CDS encoding MFS transporter has protein sequence MTEGNAFDGDGAAVSIAEDPALGLDRRTKMEILFAVMLGLFLGALDQTIVGPVLPRIATELNGVDLYTWVVAAYLLTSTVTVPIYGKLSDLYGRKPLFTVGIVLFLVGSALSGLSQTMWELIFFRGIQGLGAGALFPIALAVIGDLFTPAERGKYQGLFGAVFGIAFLVGPGLGGFLTDTFSWHWIFYVNIPIGLAALIVIERLLPNVRLGKKVKVDYLGVATITAGLVPILIGLTIAENGAWTDPSVWGSILAGFIFLGLFVVVESRAEEPIIPLHLFRNRTFSASMVAIFLATFGFGAAIIFLPLYFQVVQGASATISGYQLLPFLFGLIASSIVSGQIVSRTGRYKTLIVVGVATLVVGLALMTQLRSDTPDVALWAWMFVTGLGIGPTFAIFTIIVQNSVSFSELGTATSDLTLFRQIGTTVGLTFGFTLFRINLSWGLIHDQLVAAGVPSAMVPTSAPPGFDIGQLTAVGGSGSLSFLQQVPAQFQSVFIDGFHRAFTIALANSMGLGVAAAAIAVVATLFLREIPLRKSLGPQAAPVAAGAREGSADPTAVTTARRTAAEAD, from the coding sequence GTGACGGAAGGAAACGCATTCGACGGGGACGGCGCCGCCGTATCGATCGCGGAGGATCCCGCTCTCGGCCTCGACCGACGGACGAAGATGGAGATCCTCTTCGCGGTCATGCTCGGGTTGTTTCTCGGGGCACTCGACCAGACGATCGTCGGCCCGGTGCTGCCACGGATCGCGACCGAGCTCAACGGCGTCGACCTGTACACGTGGGTCGTCGCCGCCTACCTCCTCACGAGCACGGTGACCGTCCCGATCTACGGGAAGCTGTCCGACCTCTACGGCCGGAAGCCGCTCTTCACCGTCGGCATCGTCCTGTTCCTCGTCGGCTCGGCGCTCTCAGGCCTCAGCCAGACGATGTGGGAGCTCATCTTCTTCCGGGGCATCCAGGGCCTGGGTGCGGGCGCCCTCTTCCCCATCGCTCTCGCGGTCATCGGCGACCTCTTCACGCCGGCCGAGCGCGGGAAGTACCAGGGGCTCTTCGGGGCGGTGTTCGGCATCGCCTTCCTCGTCGGTCCGGGGCTCGGCGGCTTCCTCACCGACACGTTCAGCTGGCACTGGATCTTCTACGTCAACATCCCGATCGGGCTCGCCGCGCTCATCGTCATCGAGCGGCTCCTGCCGAACGTCCGGCTCGGCAAGAAGGTGAAGGTCGACTATCTCGGCGTCGCCACCATCACCGCCGGCCTCGTGCCGATCCTCATCGGCCTGACGATCGCCGAGAACGGCGCCTGGACGGACCCATCCGTCTGGGGTTCGATCCTCGCCGGCTTCATCTTCCTCGGCCTGTTCGTCGTCGTCGAGTCGCGGGCGGAAGAGCCGATCATCCCGCTCCACCTGTTCCGGAATCGGACGTTCAGTGCGTCGATGGTCGCGATCTTCCTCGCCACATTCGGGTTCGGGGCAGCGATCATCTTCCTGCCCCTGTACTTCCAGGTGGTCCAGGGAGCGAGCGCGACGATCTCCGGCTACCAGCTGCTGCCGTTCCTCTTCGGTCTCATCGCGAGCTCGATCGTCTCGGGCCAGATCGTGAGTCGGACGGGGCGGTACAAGACGCTCATCGTCGTCGGCGTCGCGACCCTCGTCGTCGGTCTCGCGCTCATGACGCAACTGCGGTCAGACACGCCCGACGTCGCGCTCTGGGCGTGGATGTTCGTCACCGGCCTCGGCATCGGTCCGACGTTCGCGATCTTCACGATCATCGTCCAGAATTCGGTCTCGTTCAGTGAGCTCGGGACCGCCACGAGCGATCTCACGCTCTTCCGCCAGATCGGCACGACGGTCGGCCTGACGTTCGGCTTCACCCTCTTCCGGATCAACCTTTCGTGGGGACTCATCCACGATCAGCTCGTCGCTGCAGGCGTGCCGAGCGCGATGGTGCCGACCTCCGCCCCTCCCGGCTTCGACATCGGCCAGCTCACGGCCGTCGGCGGCAGCGGGTCGCTCTCGTTCCTGCAGCAGGTCCCGGCGCAGTTCCAGTCCGTCTTCATCGACGGCTTCCATCGAGCGTTCACGATCGCCCTGGCGAACAGCATGGGACTCGGGGTCGCCGCCGCCGCGATCGCCGTCGTCGCGACCCTGTTCCTTCGCGAGATCCCGCTCCGGAAATCGCTCGGGCCGCAGGCCGCTCCGGTGGCTGCCGGCGCCCGAGAGGGATCGGCCGATCCGACCGCCGTGACCACCGCCCGGCGGACGGCCGCCGAGGCCGACTGA
- a CDS encoding MarR family transcriptional regulator gives MTRSMLGEPAPADRPALEVRPELVDRIMDELHHFIGELRCAGTERLVRAGVSMSHLHVMGLLARDGDAPMSRVADLLDVSLSNATGMVDRMAERGFVERVRVADDRRVVLVRLTDRGRAVLDEAEVIRRDLVEHLLARLEPSQLERLALTLADVHAAVAGLVAEEGPGTCLQLDTRRGSHAHAHTTATGREEPS, from the coding sequence ATGACACGAAGTATGCTCGGGGAACCCGCTCCGGCCGATCGTCCGGCCCTCGAGGTACGCCCCGAACTCGTCGACCGCATCATGGACGAACTCCACCACTTCATCGGCGAGCTTCGCTGCGCCGGCACCGAACGCCTCGTGCGGGCAGGCGTCAGCATGAGTCATCTCCACGTCATGGGTCTCCTCGCCCGGGACGGCGACGCACCGATGAGCCGGGTCGCGGACCTCCTCGACGTCTCGCTCTCGAATGCGACGGGCATGGTGGACCGCATGGCCGAGCGCGGGTTCGTCGAGCGGGTCCGCGTCGCGGACGACCGTCGAGTCGTGCTCGTGCGGCTGACCGATCGGGGTCGGGCGGTGCTCGATGAGGCGGAGGTGATCCGCCGCGACCTCGTGGAACACCTGCTCGCTCGTCTCGAGCCGTCTCAGCTCGAGCGGCTCGCGCTGACACTCGCCGACGTCCATGCCGCCGTCGCCGGACTCGTCGCCGAGGAGGGCCCCGGTACGTGTCTCCAGCTCGACACCCGCCGCGGATCTCACGCCCACGCCCACACCACAGCCACAGGAAGGGAAGAACCGTCGTGA
- a CDS encoding TIGR03560 family F420-dependent LLM class oxidoreductase, with product MRFALMHEPQQGASYADQLALARRAEAAGFEAIFRSDHYESFPGPADRPTTDAWAVIAGLARETTTIRLGVLMSPVTYRLPGNLAKIVTTVDDMSGGRIEVALGAAWHENEHRRHGFPFPPIDDRATMLEEQLEILDGLWNQPDGWSFSGRFYTVADARLRPRPSHRIHVLVGGEGSPRSMRIAARFADEFNLSSASPERAMERSAQLDDACRVIGRDPATIRRSAMVGVLVGADEGEFARRVDTLRSLLGSDEGSAASTEAWLAERRTRWIVGTPDEARAMVRRYAAAGLDRIMLQDFLPWDLEMVDLLGRELIGRV from the coding sequence ATGCGCTTCGCCCTCATGCACGAGCCCCAGCAGGGAGCGTCCTACGCGGACCAGCTCGCCCTCGCCCGGAGGGCGGAGGCGGCCGGCTTCGAGGCGATCTTCCGTTCCGATCATTACGAGAGCTTTCCCGGGCCGGCGGATCGACCGACGACGGACGCATGGGCCGTCATCGCCGGCCTCGCCCGGGAGACGACGACGATCCGCCTCGGGGTTCTCATGTCGCCGGTGACGTACCGCCTGCCGGGCAACCTCGCGAAGATCGTCACGACCGTCGACGACATGAGCGGCGGCCGGATCGAGGTGGCCCTCGGCGCCGCCTGGCACGAGAACGAGCATCGGCGCCACGGGTTCCCGTTCCCGCCGATCGACGATCGGGCGACGATGCTCGAGGAGCAGCTCGAGATCCTCGACGGGCTCTGGAACCAGCCGGACGGCTGGTCGTTCAGCGGGCGGTTCTACACCGTCGCGGACGCCCGGCTCCGGCCGCGCCCGAGCCACCGGATCCACGTCCTCGTGGGCGGCGAGGGATCGCCCCGCTCGATGCGGATCGCCGCCCGATTCGCCGACGAGTTCAACCTATCGAGCGCCTCACCGGAGCGCGCGATGGAGCGATCGGCGCAGCTCGACGACGCGTGCCGGGTGATCGGTCGCGATCCGGCGACGATCCGGCGATCGGCGATGGTCGGCGTCCTCGTCGGCGCGGACGAGGGCGAGTTCGCCCGGCGGGTGGACACCCTGCGCTCGCTGCTCGGCAGCGACGAAGGCTCGGCGGCGTCGACCGAGGCATGGCTGGCCGAACGTCGCACGCGATGGATCGTCGGCACGCCGGATGAGGCTCGGGCGATGGTCCGACGGTACGCCGCGGCCGGCCTCGACCGGATCATGCTCCAGGACTTCCTGCCGTGGGACCTCGAGATGGTCGACCTGCTCGGCCGGGAGCTCATCGGACGCGTCTGA
- a CDS encoding TIGR03560 family F420-dependent LLM class oxidoreductase, with translation MKVGVMAPQGWKGEYDGWGAADAWARTVELTREAERLGFESVWVFDHFHTVPVPTDEMTLESFSTITALAMVTSRVRLGHMVVCTGFRNPALTAKLASTIDVISGGRFELGIGAGWKEDEWLAYGYGFPPLAERLGALGDHLAIISRMFAPGRATYSGTYASVREAINEPKGIQRPIPIVVGGNGRNVTFRYAARYAAEINLVYLDAAEVAAALPIIHQRCEEEGRDPSTLLVSLYCDDDDVRAVGDERAERLAEFARLGLDRIVCFPSRWDLSVEGLERFADDCRAAGLDLSAVGEAVAAE, from the coding sequence ATGAAGGTCGGCGTCATGGCGCCCCAGGGCTGGAAGGGTGAGTACGACGGCTGGGGTGCGGCGGACGCCTGGGCTCGGACCGTCGAGCTCACTCGCGAGGCGGAGCGCCTCGGCTTCGAGTCCGTCTGGGTCTTCGATCACTTTCACACGGTGCCCGTCCCGACGGACGAGATGACCCTCGAGTCGTTCTCGACGATCACGGCGCTCGCGATGGTTACGTCACGTGTCCGCCTCGGCCACATGGTCGTCTGCACCGGCTTCCGGAATCCGGCACTCACGGCGAAGCTCGCCTCCACGATCGACGTCATCTCCGGTGGTCGCTTCGAGCTCGGCATCGGGGCCGGCTGGAAGGAGGACGAGTGGCTGGCCTACGGGTACGGCTTCCCGCCGCTCGCCGAGCGGCTCGGCGCCCTCGGCGATCACCTCGCGATCATCAGCCGGATGTTCGCGCCGGGACGGGCCACGTACAGCGGCACCTACGCCAGCGTTCGTGAGGCGATCAACGAGCCGAAGGGCATCCAGCGCCCGATCCCGATCGTCGTCGGTGGCAACGGCCGGAACGTGACGTTCCGCTACGCCGCGCGGTACGCCGCCGAGATCAACCTCGTGTATCTCGATGCGGCGGAGGTCGCGGCGGCGCTGCCGATCATCCATCAGCGCTGCGAGGAGGAAGGTCGCGATCCGTCCACGCTGCTCGTCTCGCTGTACTGCGACGACGACGACGTCCGGGCGGTCGGGGATGAGCGCGCCGAGCGGCTCGCGGAGTTCGCCCGCCTCGGGCTCGATCGGATCGTTTGTTTCCCGAGCCGCTGGGACCTCTCGGTGGAGGGGCTTGAGCGCTTCGCCGACGATTGCCGGGCGGCGGGACTCGATCTGTCTGCGGTCGGGGAGGCGGTCGCGGCGGAGTAG
- the sodN gene encoding superoxide dismutase, Ni, whose translation MSRFTHLLAPSTTVRAHCDIPCGIYDPAQAQLAARTVARMVELIGKIDPGSTAVADRNTFIRCVQVKEQHAELVKHEVQVIWSDYFKPEHLAANPELHTKVWNILKLAGKNKQGIDADAAAQLEAAVKEFADIFWSTKK comes from the coding sequence ATGTCCCGTTTTACCCACCTGCTCGCCCCGTCGACCACGGTCCGGGCCCATTGCGACATCCCGTGCGGCATCTACGACCCGGCCCAGGCGCAGCTCGCCGCCCGGACGGTCGCCAGGATGGTCGAGCTCATCGGCAAGATCGACCCCGGCTCCACGGCCGTCGCCGATCGGAACACGTTCATCCGCTGCGTCCAGGTCAAGGAGCAGCACGCCGAGCTCGTGAAGCATGAGGTCCAGGTGATCTGGTCCGACTACTTCAAGCCGGAGCACCTCGCCGCGAATCCCGAGCTCCACACGAAGGTCTGGAACATCCTCAAGCTCGCCGGCAAGAACAAGCAGGGTATCGACGCCGATGCCGCGGCCCAGCTCGAGGCGGCGGTCAAGGAGTTCGCCGACATCTTCTGGTCGACGAAGAAGTAG
- a CDS encoding phospholipase gives MPHHHHPARLQTEEAVLDIGGDIGALILYTDPEDRGREIEVSPIAADGEVAGPRTHTAIHERLVGARTVFAGLYPQLRAGTYRLWADRAGAVDTVTIVGGQVSEVDWRTGSETAQTAGTAEPDAEAPGSEVRAIERGGA, from the coding sequence GTGCCACACCACCACCATCCGGCGCGACTGCAGACGGAGGAGGCGGTCCTCGACATCGGGGGCGACATCGGTGCGCTCATCCTCTACACGGACCCCGAGGATCGGGGCCGCGAGATCGAGGTGAGCCCCATCGCTGCCGACGGCGAGGTCGCCGGTCCGCGGACGCACACGGCCATCCATGAGCGTCTGGTTGGTGCGCGCACGGTGTTCGCCGGGCTCTACCCGCAGCTGCGGGCCGGGACGTACCGGCTCTGGGCGGACCGAGCCGGAGCCGTGGACACCGTGACGATCGTCGGCGGGCAGGTGAGCGAGGTCGACTGGCGGACGGGTTCGGAAACGGCGCAGACGGCGGGGACGGCGGAGCCCGACGCCGAGGCGCCGGGCTCCGAAGTTCGAGCGATCGAGCGGGGCGGAGCCTAG
- a CDS encoding DUF4331 domain-containing protein yields the protein MSSHREAPAISKDPVADSTDLYAFVSPDAPDTVTIIANYIPFEGPAGGPNFYEFGDDVLYEIKIDNDADTEAEIVYRFRFATSLPNTNTFLYNTGPIDSLDSPNWNRRQFYSVVRIVNGKATVLGQHLACPPVNIGPRSTPDYASLAAAAVHTLPGGIKVFAGQRRDGFFVDLGSIFDLGDLRPFQNLHLIPTMAAPGVDATKAANVHSIAIQVPKSQLTRDGMNPTNVANTRSVIGVWTSASRRKAQIRDRDTQTESGPWVQVSRLGNPLFNEVIVPMAHKDRWNSLQPSGDSEFSGYVAHPELAGLLPVLYPGVFPKLAAYTKPRADLEAILLTGIPSGVVPGFQNYTRSTQADMLRLNLAIPPSTSPNPIGLIAGDAAGFPNGRRVFDDTVAIELRAVAGATIPLVDPSFTPDGAAALLKDGTVPGSDRYTSEFPYLGVPLDGYDTPSS from the coding sequence ATGTCGTCCCATCGCGAAGCGCCGGCGATCTCGAAGGATCCGGTCGCCGACAGCACGGACCTCTACGCGTTCGTCAGCCCGGACGCCCCGGACACCGTGACCATCATCGCCAACTACATCCCCTTCGAGGGCCCGGCCGGCGGTCCGAACTTCTACGAGTTCGGCGACGACGTCCTCTATGAGATCAAGATCGACAACGACGCGGACACCGAGGCGGAGATCGTCTATCGCTTCCGGTTCGCCACCTCGCTCCCGAACACGAACACGTTCCTCTACAACACCGGACCGATCGACAGCCTGGACAGCCCTAACTGGAACCGGCGCCAGTTCTACTCGGTCGTCCGGATCGTCAATGGCAAGGCGACCGTCCTCGGGCAGCATCTCGCGTGCCCGCCGGTCAACATCGGGCCGCGGTCGACGCCCGACTACGCCTCCCTCGCCGCGGCGGCCGTCCACACCCTGCCGGGCGGCATCAAGGTCTTCGCCGGCCAGCGCCGGGATGGCTTCTTCGTGGACCTCGGGTCGATCTTCGACCTCGGCGACCTCCGACCCTTCCAGAACCTCCACCTCATCCCCACGATGGCCGCCCCCGGGGTCGACGCGACGAAGGCCGCGAACGTCCATTCGATCGCCATCCAGGTCCCGAAGTCCCAGCTGACACGGGACGGGATGAACCCGACCAACGTGGCGAACACGCGGTCCGTCATCGGGGTCTGGACGAGCGCGAGTCGCCGCAAGGCCCAGATCCGCGACCGTGACACCCAGACGGAGAGCGGCCCATGGGTCCAGGTCTCCCGCCTCGGCAACCCACTCTTCAATGAGGTCATCGTCCCGATGGCCCACAAGGACCGCTGGAACTCCCTCCAGCCCTCGGGCGACAGCGAGTTCTCCGGGTACGTCGCGCATCCGGAGCTGGCCGGGCTCCTGCCGGTCCTCTATCCGGGCGTCTTCCCGAAGCTTGCCGCCTACACGAAGCCGCGCGCCGACCTCGAGGCGATCCTCCTCACGGGGATCCCGTCGGGCGTCGTCCCCGGCTTCCAGAACTACACCCGGTCCACCCAGGCGGACATGCTTCGCCTCAACCTCGCGATCCCGCCATCCACGAGCCCGAACCCAATCGGGCTCATCGCCGGCGACGCGGCCGGGTTCCCGAACGGCCGGCGCGTCTTCGACGACACGGTGGCCATCGAGCTCCGCGCCGTCGCCGGGGCGACCATCCCGCTCGTGGATCCGTCGTTCACTCCGGATGGAGCGGCCGCGCTCCTCAAGGATGGGACCGTCCCGGGGAGCGATCGCTACACGAGCGAGTTCCCGTACCTCGGCGTACCCCTCGACGGGTACGACACGCCGTCGAGCTAG
- a CDS encoding LysM peptidoglycan-binding domain-containing protein — MADRPAAPSERAPACPFVAYEDDRDERSDRPDRRHRCYAETVPAPRAIAHQESFCLSSTFPTCPTFQDWARHEAARPRTMSRQDQRAGDREDAAMAGQVGVIASTEAAGPDDVPAAGLDVPDSAARSEDSRPSGTARDWAGPPPWLSARSAARGRPPLDSRPGATSAAAAVPDADPDATPARAPADPAAGLAASRWLADVQPGDEGLDLAAGEHGRASPGTSSPTAPGAGGAERAAAPRDPIWTTPIVAVDAEPLAGVPHRDLTELVSKTRSGGRRAVRPPSTRPIVGQARPVTKRPPEEEGPSWERPRRFEAYPTLRTRVGMPAIPRIAVAAIALVVAAVVLFMAPALFFSKGDQAVVATPSPSVAPSVSFAPTSTPAPTELTYVIKAGDTLGRIASHFNVTQTQLLQANPQIKDPNRIAIGQVIVIPGSAASQVIVSGPTGPSVAPGASSSTGP; from the coding sequence ATGGCCGATCGCCCAGCCGCCCCGTCCGAGCGGGCTCCGGCCTGCCCGTTCGTCGCATATGAGGATGATCGCGACGAACGGTCGGATCGTCCGGACCGCCGCCATCGCTGCTATGCGGAGACTGTCCCCGCCCCGCGCGCCATCGCCCACCAGGAATCGTTCTGCCTCTCCTCGACCTTCCCCACCTGCCCGACATTCCAGGATTGGGCCCGGCATGAGGCGGCGAGGCCGCGCACGATGTCGCGGCAGGATCAGCGGGCTGGGGATCGCGAGGACGCTGCGATGGCCGGGCAGGTGGGAGTGATCGCATCCACCGAGGCGGCGGGTCCGGACGACGTCCCTGCGGCCGGCCTCGATGTTCCCGACTCGGCGGCGCGCTCGGAGGATTCGCGTCCGTCGGGCACGGCGAGGGATTGGGCCGGGCCGCCCCCGTGGCTGAGCGCGCGATCCGCGGCGCGGGGCAGGCCTCCCCTCGACTCGAGGCCGGGAGCGACGTCCGCCGCCGCGGCAGTCCCCGACGCAGACCCGGACGCGACCCCGGCTCGGGCGCCGGCGGACCCTGCGGCTGGACTCGCTGCCTCGCGGTGGCTCGCCGACGTGCAGCCCGGCGACGAGGGACTCGATCTCGCGGCCGGTGAACACGGCCGGGCATCGCCGGGCACGTCGTCACCGACCGCTCCCGGCGCGGGGGGCGCCGAGCGGGCGGCTGCACCCCGCGATCCCATCTGGACGACACCGATCGTTGCCGTCGACGCCGAGCCCCTCGCTGGAGTGCCCCACAGGGACCTCACCGAGCTCGTCTCGAAGACACGATCCGGGGGACGACGTGCAGTGCGACCGCCATCGACGCGCCCGATCGTCGGTCAGGCTCGGCCGGTGACGAAACGCCCGCCCGAGGAGGAGGGGCCGAGCTGGGAGCGACCGCGGCGGTTCGAGGCCTACCCGACGCTGCGGACCCGGGTGGGGATGCCCGCGATCCCACGGATCGCCGTCGCCGCGATCGCGCTCGTCGTGGCCGCTGTCGTGCTGTTCATGGCCCCGGCGCTCTTCTTCAGCAAGGGCGATCAGGCGGTCGTGGCGACCCCGAGCCCGAGCGTCGCGCCGAGCGTGTCCTTCGCACCGACCTCGACCCCGGCGCCCACCGAGCTGACGTACGTCATCAAGGCGGGCGACACGCTCGGCCGGATCGCGAGCCACTTCAATGTCACCCAGACGCAGCTGCTCCAGGCCAACCCGCAGATCAAGGACCCCAACAGGATCGCCATCGGCCAGGTGATCGTCATCCCTGGCTCCGCGGCCTCCCAGGTCATCGTCTCGGGGCCCACCGGCCCGAGCGTCGCCCCCGGCGCGTCATCGTCCACCGGTCCCTGA
- a CDS encoding phage holin family protein, with protein sequence MDWVVRIVINAVALIVAAKIIPNIHLILGPLGIGWVKVGIVALVFALVNTYVKPIVRALSFPITLVTLGLFAFVINAALFLLVAWIAKTGLAIPFTVGGFPPTLGSEALIAALLGSIVVSVVSTILGMANFGRKVAGLR encoded by the coding sequence ATCGACTGGGTCGTTCGGATCGTCATCAACGCCGTGGCACTCATCGTGGCGGCGAAGATCATCCCGAACATCCACCTCATCCTCGGGCCGCTCGGGATCGGCTGGGTGAAGGTCGGGATCGTCGCGCTGGTCTTCGCCCTCGTCAACACGTACGTCAAGCCGATCGTCCGGGCGCTGTCGTTCCCGATCACGCTCGTCACCCTCGGCCTGTTCGCCTTCGTCATCAACGCTGCGCTCTTCCTCCTCGTCGCCTGGATCGCCAAGACCGGCCTCGCCATCCCATTCACCGTCGGCGGCTTCCCCCCGACGCTCGGCTCTGAGGCGCTCATCGCGGCCCTGCTCGGCTCGATCGTCGTGAGCGTCGTGTCGACGATCCTCGGCATGGCGAACTTCGGGCGGAAGGTGGCCGGGCTCCGCTGA